A segment of the Bdellovibrio bacteriovorus genome:
CTTTGTGACCGTGGCCGAAGTCAACGGCCGCCCCCTTCGTTATAAATCCGACCAGCAATACTGCAAAACCATCCCGCAGGGTGCCAGCATGGTGCAAATGGAAGGGGAGTACTGCTTCCTGACCATCAACCCCAGCTACAATCTTTCCATCACCATGGGTTTAAAGCCTGAGTGCGCCACTCAGGAAAAAATGAAAGAACTGGGGCTTGAGTTCGGCGACATCGAAGCGGCTTTGAATTCTTATGTTGCAGGCGATGATTCCGGTCTCAGCCCTGACGTGACTGCCATTGGTTCTTCCCGCTATCGTTTTACTCTGCAGGCTCCCGCCAACATGATGGAGCTAAGCGAAGACGTGGGAATGGAGGCTCCACGCTTCCCCACCACTTACAATGCTGAATTCAACATGGGCGACCTTCAGTTCCGTCAAGCCGGTGAAGAGCGCGTGGATCTGAACATGTACCTGTCCGTGGATAACCGACAGCCTTTATTCTGCAACCAGGCTGGCCTGTGCACGGCACCGTCTGCTTACAACATCCCGGTGGCGGCCGAAGTTGAAGTCTTTAAGGTCGGCTCGCAAAAGTCTGTCTTCATCGACGGATGGACCAGCGGCGGCACCATTCAGGGCAACTGGCAGGGGCTGATGCGCTTCCCGCAACAAAGCATTGATGGCCTGAATTTCGTCAAAGGTGAGCGCTATAAAGTGGTTGTAACCATGATTGACCCGTTTGAGGACTTCTACATCTATCTGAACAGAGCCGAGCAGTTTCTGATCGATCTGAAAGCGGCCAATGGTGTTGCGGGATTGGATCAAATCCAGTCCATTCAGCCATTGTCTGACCTGCTGGGCCTGCCACGTTTGACGGGCTTGCCGCATATTTCCTCCGGCGATCTGAATTCAGATCTGGACATGTCCTTGAGCTATTTCAAGAAACTGGGTTCCACGCGCCTGTGGCCGACTTACTATGAGCGCCTGTGCGATCCCAGCCATGGTCAGTGCTATCTTTCCGGAAAACAAAAGTTCTGGAACCGCTTCTCTGCTGAATTCACCGTGGGTGAAAAGGGTGATGGTGGCAACTTCGACTTGAATGACATCCGCGTGATCAAAGAATCCCCGCAGGGCGTGGTTATGAACAAGCAGGTGAAAACTCTGCCTCGCTACAGATGTGAGCCGTAAGAATGAAAGCACTTCTTGTCACCCTGATTGCTGTTTTTTCCTGCCCTGCTTTGGCCCAGGTGGATGTCACAGTTTCATCCAGCTCTGAGGATATTTTTGTCTGCAACCTGACCCGCACCGCTTCACCTGTGGCCCCTTCTCCGGGCTCGTTTTCGGGCAGTGTGAGCTATGAGGACCTGAGCTCTCCGGTAAGTTCCCCCTGGCGCAACCGCAGTGTGGGACTGGCGCTGAATGAGGACTCTGACAAGCTGTTCTCTTTTGCCAATCAGTGGTTGTCCCGCATCACCCGCCTGAAGATGTCTTTTTCGTATGAGACCATGGGTGTCGGATACAAAGTGCACATATGCTATCTGGGCCCACTGGCTCAGTGCAAAGGCAATAATGGCAATGGCGAGGGCCATGGCTATGGCAATTGCAAAAACAATGGCAACAACGGCAACGGTGTTGGTAACGGCAATACCGGTGAAGAAGACTTCAGCGAAAGAATTTATTCATTGGCCGCCAACGTCCGAAATTCTGCCAATGCCTATACTGCGGCTGCGAACCTGTACTATCGTGTGACAACGTCCTGTGATTTGCGCTCGGGTCGCACCGACACCCGCCAGGCCAATCAAGTCAGCCCCGGCGACAGTATGCAGGTGGACTATTCTTACACGACCAACTGGGCGGCCTTTGACGGAACCTTCCGTGACAACGTCATGGTCCTAAACGCCAACTGGCCACAGCGAGCCCCCAAATTCTGCGAAGTGGTTTTTGAGTTTAAAGAGGCCTCGGCCGCAGCACGCTCCAATGTTTTGACGGATAATGAAATCGAACTGTCCGTCGATATCTTCTAGGTGTGAACGTGAAAGCACTGATTATTGCCCTGATCATGTCAACCGGGCTGACGGCCCAGGCCGCCGTCTGGAATGCCCAGAATGTGTGGTCTCAAGCGCAGGAGGACCGCTATTCCCAATGGGTGGTGGAAAACTTCAAGGCCGATATTTTTTCAAATCCAGCGAATCCCTGGTACGGCATTTCCACGGATTGCGCAGATGCCGTCTATGCAGC
Coding sequences within it:
- a CDS encoding pilus assembly protein — protein: MKALLVTLIAVFSCPALAQVDVTVSSSSEDIFVCNLTRTASPVAPSPGSFSGSVSYEDLSSPVSSPWRNRSVGLALNEDSDKLFSFANQWLSRITRLKMSFSYETMGVGYKVHICYLGPLAQCKGNNGNGEGHGYGNCKNNGNNGNGVGNGNTGEEDFSERIYSLAANVRNSANAYTAAANLYYRVTTSCDLRSGRTDTRQANQVSPGDSMQVDYSYTTNWAAFDGTFRDNVMVLNANWPQRAPKFCEVVFEFKEASAAARSNVLTDNEIELSVDIF